From a region of the Rhipicephalus microplus isolate Deutch F79 chromosome X, USDA_Rmic, whole genome shotgun sequence genome:
- the LOC142775480 gene encoding uncharacterized protein LOC142775480, with protein MSVFLILVFALADGKRVTLRFMAGNRENDPPPAQPPTPSPACDGDVDSDGALAAFPAAAASAEDVEELWSARKTRFFIAKYSEMKDLVGKTRALRTRRLLWKKLAEAINTEFLCNVTATQVENKWKSLDRAYKKSKKDNNSSGHHRVNCEYEEELAEVLEKEHSVNPRLLLEPGKTILPSASPDTSITEAPQDAAVPVECNTASKVRSSTTPKRKRQSRSQVTPLLEALEKMQASRAKQEEAAVKQLEERKKWEEAKAKRHDERMQRFDRLIDVLSNKDGL; from the exons atgtcggtatttttaatcttggttttcgcccttgcagacggcaagcgcgttacgttgcggttcatggcagggaatcgtgaaaatgacccccctccggcacaaccgccgacgccttctcctgcctgcgacggcgacgttgacagcgatggggctttagccgcatttccagcagcagccgcgtcggctgaagatgtggaagagctttggagcgcccgaaaaacaaggttcttcatcgccaaatactcggaaatgaaggacttggtgggaaaaaccagggcacttcg cacaagaaggcttctgtggaagaagttggctgaggccatcaatacggagttcttgtgcaacgtgactgccacacaagtggaaaacaaatggaagtcgctggacagagcatataaaaagtcaaaaaaagacaacaattcttcaggtcaccaccgtgtgaactgtgaatatgaaga agagctggcagaagtcttggaaaaagaacatagtgtaaatccaaggctgctcttggagcctggaaaaacaatcctgcctagtgcaagtccaga caccagcatcactgaagcacctcaagatgcagcagtcccagtcgagtgcaacacagcatccaaagttcggagcagcacaacgccaaaaaggaagcgccagagtaggtcccaagtcacgccgctcttggaggcattagaaaaaatgcaagcttcgagagctaagcaagaggaggcagcagtgaaacaactggaggaaagaaaaaaatgggaagaggcaaaggcaaagcggcatgatgagcgcatgcagcgattcgatcggttgatcgacgtactctcaaataaggacgggttataa